The following nucleotide sequence is from Tribolium castaneum strain GA2 chromosome 5, icTriCast1.1, whole genome shotgun sequence.
TCGTTCGTTTACAATGTTTATCCGCAAAAATCTtgcaaaagaaatgcaatctACTGATTTTACACAActagaaattaagaaaatgaaGGTGAGTTATGGATTTGTTATGTTGATTCTAGTATTTTTGCGGTAGTAGCATCAttatgatgattttttttataacctgAATGTCTCTGTTGATTCAAAAACGAGCTTTTTAATACTGacttttccattaaattcatTCATTTTTCAACTACGATATGTATTTGTGTTGATTTCTGTGATCTATTTGCAGATTTCGTGAAAATGAAGTGGAAAAAATCATGACACTTAGTGCATTCAGGTGAGTGGcagttgtttttattatacttGCAAAGGTGTACTGAtattatttggttttttgttttttaattgttacaaCTTCATCTAATTTACATTTTGCTCTAGATTGTTCCTAAAGTGAGGCCTGAACAAAAGAGTTGTCAACTACTATGATTCCAGCTTAGGCCTAGACGGTAGgttgtaatattttattttgttttataaactaaattttaaatgatgatCAAGTATTTGCTATCTGAGTTACTGTGCAGATAACCTTTACTACCACCAAAAAAGTAAGACTGAGTTGGGAAGCAATTTCTCAACAAAAACCATTGGTTTGAGTTGATAtaatgtgtttaatttttttgcagttcATTGACGATgaggaaaaatcaaactgtaCTACAAAACTCTGAGGTAAGTGTGcatgtttaatatttttgttttttctatttatctACAATGATGTTAAGAATTTCTTCACCTGATAGTTTCATCAACTAACTGAAGACAGTTGACTCTGAGACTTGAacttatgttttaattataagtATGAGAGAAAGACAGtttggtaataaaaaattttatttacaggaCACAACTAATAAATCTTctctttactttttttcttataattataATCCTTGGCGATATCGATGTATTCCCTTGGGTATATGTACTCCAAAAACTGCAACATTAGATAACACAAAGAGACCGCCAGTAAAAATGGCCAAACACCACTTGTTttgtaactaaaataaaaacagaaaagttAAATTGAGTATTAATGAGTTCAACCTCACCTCCATAATTGCTCCTGTAATGTTTTATTCCTTTCTTGCATAACTTTCTGATACACGATTTCCGTCCGTTTTGAAACGTTCTCCcagttgtaataattttttatcctCAAATTACACAAGTACGGACAAttaactttgttatttttcaaatcatCAATTGCGGTTTCGAGGGTTTTAATAAGAGAAGGGACGTTTGGTTCAGTCAAGTAAATCAAATCTTCAGGCAACACTTCTGGGATTCCCCCAACTCGGGTCGAAACGACTTGTAATCTATAAAAATTAGCCAAGTTACCAAAGTTTATTGTGACTTTGGGAAGCAAACCCGCATGAAACCGCTTCTACTATAGCCATACAATACGCTTCAGTCAGGGAAGTGTTGAGGAAAATATGCCCTTGGTTTAGTACATTGCGAACAAGGGAATGCTCCAGGCTACCCAAAAGGGTGACCCTATCGTGCAACCCTTGCCTTTCCCGTATTTCCTCAAGCAATCTATGAAATTGATTATGATATTTGAGGCTAAAAAATAGGGTTTTTGTGTTTACCCGCGCTTGGGTCCGTCGCCTGCGATTAAAAAGTTGATTTTATCGTGTTTACTGcacatttctgaaataatTTGGGCCGTCAAATCCACGCCTTTGCGGTAAACTAGTCTTGAAACCACGACTATTGTGACTAAAAAAAACCTTcgtaaatgtttaattttataattagaagatttttttatactaaaTTCGCTCGATCTTTGGCTGGGATCCGGCATAAATGCACATGTATCAACTGCGTTTGGAATCACAGAAACCCTTTTACTGCTGACTTTTGCCCGCAGCACCGTATTTTCTTTCCCAGTGTGTGAAACACAAATCCAGTGATTGCAATCTGTTAACGACatttgtaacaatttatttgttataaCCGCACTAGCGTCAGCAAAACCAAACAAACTGTGGTCCGTAAAGACAGtctgcaaataaataaataattttgaatcgTATTGAGAGGGTTGTATACCCTTAATCCCATTAAATTTCCGATTACCAGCGCCTCGTGTGCAAGGGCTGAAAATGCCGAATGGCCGTGAATTATCTCAATTTGTTCCCTTATCAAAATGTTGCGAATTAGGGGCACATTGCATATCATTGTCGGCAGAATCGACTGGTTATAAAACACCCTAATTGGAAGGTAATAGACCTTCAGACCGTTGGTTTTGTAACGAATTCCGACACAATCGCCGTAACTGTGTGTCATAACCACAACTTTGTGCCCCTCAAGGAGCAAACACTGGGAGAGGTTATAAATGTGTTCCTCGACCCCGCCCATGTTGGGgaagaaaaaatcagaaacCATACTAAAATGTATGTTTGATAACGCATTTAATTGatgaaattgataaaattaccaaattttgtaaccCATATTTGAGGTTATCTTGACATTTTTAGgacattttgattttttggttgGTGATGTAAGGAGCGGGGAATTCGAACACGGGGTGTAGTAATGCTGTTTATTAGATGTTCTCAATAAATATAACAAAGATACATTCGTTTAACTTCTTATTTCTTTAATAgcgtaactaaaataaatatagacttcttaagcaaaaaataaatataaaattttataccaaaatataaaattcatTGTACTATTTcgtttaaaacaaacgattTTCTCTTTTATAAAGCGGTCGTCCACGCATAACCGCAGCGTCGGTAATTCCTggaaaaacccaaaaatttccaaaagttGTTTTTCGAGAACCTACCCGACACTTCGATTCAGTTAAAGCGGTCTAAATTTCTAAATCCCTACTTAAAGTATTATCaaaatctttaaatattaGGCCAGATAGAACTTTTGATTAGGTACAGTATTGCTTAGGTTTATCTTGGAATGTAATAGGAATGTAAACGTGCCAAACCTTCTTGACatctaataaatttattgttttcgtGATATTGTGGGTTCATTTTGGTCCACAGTGGTTTTTGTACAATCCGTATAAACCCAAGCCGAGTTTTCGATTCTCTTTCAATCAACTAGACATTTTAGTAAATCTAGCACTGTACAGACTATAAAGTAGAAGAAGAAAAGGATCACTATACAAGACACAAGGGAGTTTATAAATGTATGCTAGGTGTGGTCCTCGTTGGGGGGCCTTTGCTCCTGACTACTGCAGTTCCAGGACAAACGTTTGTGGATGCTTGCATCTCTCGTACCGTTTTTCTATAATTCAAGTAATCACAAAATCGTACAAAATCAATCTGTGGTCACCTTTATATCATCCACGACACCCGCAGTATGATATCGCTTATCATTTCTATAAATTCGTTTCATGGCTTGGCGGTGATGTCCTCTGCTAAAAGATTCGCACTGATCCTCGGAAGGGGACACACCTAAacaagaccaaccataaaacactagaaataaaaatacgcGAGTAAAAAATGGATAAAAACTGCAACCATAGTCTGCCTTGTTGCAGTACGACGTGTCGTATACAAAGGAAGAAGCTTATGCAAGTGCTATAGCGCTAGAAAACTACCCTAAGTGGTCTAATAAGTTTTGGAAAGTTTTGTATCAAAGCAACTCTTGCTCAAATTgaatacagggtgtgccacTAGTTTCGAATTACAACACTCAGGTGATCCGACCAGTGTTCACCCTCTTCATACAAAACTTCTAAAACTAATTGTTCACATTCAAAAGACTCACAATAAATGAAATTACGTAGGCTCACAGTGTTCTTCTTCTAGAGTGAACGAAagaaaaaacggaaaaatgttACATTTTGTACAGAACGAGTCAAAATCACTGCCACACTAACCTGCAATCACCGGCACGTCAAAATCAAAACTGGCCGGTATTTGACTGGTGCTTGCCGTCGAGTTCACATGTCGTGTCTTAATTAAGGGCGGGTTTTTGCTTTGCGAGATCGCCAGTCCCCGTCTGAGATTGCCTCGGGTTGGGGACGGCGGCGGGTAGGAGATCCCTCGATGCGTGGGGCTGAGTAGATGACCCCCGTTCTTGTTATTGGGCACCGAGAGGGTGTTTTGGTTGAGACTTAGGCTCATACTGCCCACGTTGGGCGAGCCGAGGGTCAAGTTGGGCAAACTTTGGCCCAGGCTGCCGAAGGGCTGAACGGAGAGGGTGTTGGGCGTCTTGCTGAAGAGGTTGCGTTTGAAGGAGTTCTTCTGGGAGACGGGACTCTTGTCCGGGGGAAGTGGCTGCACTCCTTCGTCGCTGGAAATCGATCCGGTGCGGTTCTCGGTCTCGATGGAGACCCCGCGGGAAGCTTCCTTCGGCGAGCCGACAGACGATTGGTCGTTCATTTCGACAGAACCGCTGGAAtttgttgtgaaaaaaaaattgggaaaagtGGAGGGTGTACCTGTGACTGTGGGCAAGACTAGAGACTCTACTGGCACGGGAAGACGTGGCGAGGGGCGACCTGGGGGCTAGCTGCAGGCTGTGGTAGTCGCTCTCTAAGTTACACTCTAATCCGTAGTCGACATCCAGACTTTGCTCGTCCGGAATAAACGTCATCTGCTTGGCTTGAGCGTACAAGGCTTGAGCTTTGGCAATTCCGTCTTTCCAACCCTGAAATCGATATGATTATTATCGTGTTTTTTAGTCCAGAATcgtactttaatttttttcgcgtCGTTGTTTTGAAGGATGAACGCAGCCACAGCCATGTCAAATtcgtttttgtaaattatggCCAAGCTTGGGGTTTCTCTTTGTAATTCCGAAACGACTAATCTATCAACTAGATAAGGTTGACGCACCACTCGCATAGTCGCGCCCCCTTTTTTCGTCGAAGGCTTACAAATCAGGAGCATGTCGGTGAGGAGAAAACAATGAACTTCCAACTAGGAAAGaacgaattttatttcaaacacaaaAGTGCGCCTCGACAAACCTTGGAAGCCCCGGTGTCTTTCAGTTTTAAGTCGCCTTCAAGTAACAGATGCCTTTTACGTTCGGGGTGACAGTTCAGCATAGGTCTTGTTAAATCAAGGTGGGTgtagattttttctttctttaggATTTTATCAATGTCGTCGTCTTTTGTGTCCTGGAAGAGAAAAATGAAACGACGGTTAAGCTCGTCGAGACCGGTAATCCAGGTAAGCTTCAAACTTTGTTTCAATCTGTAATAAATCATCACTCTTACCACTATATCATAACTTTCTATCCTCGCTATTATCCCCTTGAGTCTTTCTTTGTCCTGTTTGTGTTTCAAACTCGCATTAACGTTGATAACAAAATCATCGACAATCTTAATCTGAAATTGAACTCCTTTATCGCACCCTCCGCCAAATTCCTCACCAACCATCGTTTGTAGACTCTCCCTTTCGACGTCCTCGTCCGTATTCTTCAGAATGGCTTTCAGCAAAAGCCCGTATTTCGTCAGTCTTTGCATCGGTTGCACTAAAATGTCCATCAACCGCAACCTATTGCACTCTTTCTGGCTCTCGCACCACGTGAGATACGCCGTGAACACCTCGCTGTCCATGTTTTCGCGGCAGTAATGTTGACACCGCGACTGTTCCGCACAATACTTGTAATACGGTTGGAAAGTTTCGTGTATTTTCGAGAAACCCTCAGCCATATTTTCGATACAAGTGGTTCGTTTATGTTGTCGCATGTCTCTTATCAAGGGGAACAGTGTGTTCCGCCAGAACATCACGTTCGCGTCTAAAATTTCCGTTATGTTGGAGAAAAGTTTCTCCCTGTCTATTTCGATGAGGAGTTTGTGCGATTGCAAGTCTCGCAAACATGCAAGAAATAACTGGAATGAGCGGGAGTTAAATTGAGGCCGACACGAGACGGATCACTTACGTCCGTTACGACTTTTAGAGTACGGATGTACGAGACCTCGCTGGTTATCAGCTCCCATAAGGCCgtctgctgctgctgctgcttctCGTTCAGCTCTAAAATTTGCACGAATATTACCAAAAACGGGCTTTTATCCCGACCAGAAGGTTCTTTCTGGCTTTGATTTTAAATGTAAACACGTCAAACAGTCTTTGTGACCCGGCTTTGATAAatcttgatttatttttgctttgttttatttctacaAGTCTTATTAATGGGCGAGATAAGTTAGGAGATTacttggtttcttttttattaaaaagtgttGAGCAATTTTTCACTTACCACTGCAATCGACGATTTCTCTCCAATCGTCCTCCAAATTGTGCAACGCATCGACCGAAGGACACTGTCCCGTCGGATAGCTCACATTATTGGGAATCCCCTGCTTCGAATACTTGTCCAATTGTTCAATCAAAGCCTCGTATTTATTATCCTGAAATGACTATTCCTATCTCCATCCCGTAAAATCTCCGGGAGACTTACTTTACTATTCCCAAAGAAGGCATGAAGCCGTTGTTTGAtctgttttttactttgatcACCGTCATGGAGGGATAAGGTGGAACTGGCCACAGCACTCGGCTCTTCCGTGCTTGAACTAAAGAAGGTGTTCGTCCGCGGCCGATAACTCTGTTTGtttcaattaataaaacaagttTGCCCAACTGTTGCGACTTACCCCCGATTGTTTTCGCGAATGGTTACCGTAGAACGCGCCCGTGCCCTTTTTATTGCTGGTTTCTTTGGCTGCGAATAAGATTAGaaccggcgcctccaccaaaattgaattatttaccTATGATTCTGATGTGTCTCCCGACCAGGTGTCCCGTGTCTAGGGTGAAAGAGACGAACGATTCGGTGTTGGTCTCTTTGTCCAAAAGCCGGGCTTCGCACTGTGACAGATCGATGTTCCGAAGATCGCACATTTTTGCCAAGGCTTCGCTACAGTCAAATAACGGTAATTAAAACGGGCGGAATTAATTGGATTGTCTTTTAGTTCGCAGCCGCCCTAATAAGCCTTCAGCTAGGCAAATCCTGTTGCTAGGACGACGGCACAACCGTTGTCCTTACTAGGACGAAAAGTTCGACAAggctaatttttaaatcaattaagGGCGAAATACGCGCGAGCGCCCGATTTATGATGTAGAAGCGGGccgataaaaaattacacattcCCAACATAAAAAGCGTTTTAGTTCTTCGCTGTATACTCCATAACGCTTTCATGCGAATGGATGTAACATGGAAAAAGATAGCGCgctttcattaaattatatttttcttcaaaaacacCATTACTCACGACGAACAGATAAATATCGCACGAGGAGCTTTAGCGCCGAATTGATGATACTACCAGGAGATTATGCCGGGGTTTATTCAAACTCGAAACggattcatttttaaatttcgattaCTCAAAATTACAAGCGTTAAATTGAGGCGCTAACTTTTGACGAGATAATTTCGTAGCcgatgatttattttaataattcggTTAAACAGATTATAGGAAAACACTTACTGTAACGAGATCCCGTGTTGAGcgataaaaaacaattcattatCCCAAGTAGCTTCATCTCCTACTTCGAAATTAACACTGAAACATTCACTGCTCGATTTCTGAAAACGAAAACACAATTAGGTTAATCGAGATTTTATTAATGGGATTCATAGACACTGATTTCGAGACGGAAACAATTCCTGGAATGCTGGGAATTATGTTTACGACGCTTTATTAACTCTGATGTAAACACACGGCTTTTATGCGTGCTTTACACCACGTAATATCTCCCCCAAAAACCGCCAAAAACTGGCGAATTGAGACCTGTTTTTGCACATTTACATGCAATTTATGATAAGACGtacgcaattatttttctgCCAAAAGatttgaatgaaattaactGGTACTTCtagattgaaaattatttctcaTTTCGACTGATATTTGGTTATCAGGAATAATGTGGAACGGACTATCCTGGTTAATCCAAAGTCCGGTTCGGGGAATACGGGAGTTTTTAAAGGACatgaacaaaattattttttttactgctGTTCATTTGAGCATGATTATTTAGTTTATCACATCATGCAAtactttaactttattttgttCAAACAATTCATATGAAGATAAGATTTCTAACAAgtctttttacaataattgtgTGAATCAACcaataatatatttatttttaagatgttaaatgaaattaaaaataacgctTGTAGTACAATAAATGTGGGCTTAGACGACGTTATTTTCTTAGTCCCATTAATCATTTTAGTTATTTCGGTGTGTAAAGTGTCATTCTCGGGCCTATCTACATAAATAACCTGTTTATTACGTCTCGGCATAGTTATATGATTTTAGGTCTCATTGAAATCACTTCAAAGATGCAAAATTACGAGGGTCGTGCCCTTCTGTAGAACCCTCTGTGAGTTATTTGCTCAAGAAACTTAATTCAACCGCACGTCGACTTGTCGCTATAATTCAGCGAGCGTTtcattttctgaaaaaactCCGCGTATAGAAATCGTTTCTGTTAGTTGCGAGTAAAAAATGCCGTGCGAGATCCCCAATTCGTCGCGTTGTTTTTCGTAATCTCCGTGGACATTTGTGTAAGTCCAAGGAAATCCATATCGCCCGAGGGAGGCGAACGGAAGTGGCAGAGAGAAAGGTCAATACATCAAGGGACGAAACTTGTccggaaatataaaaatgacgTGTCAGGATGGCCATAAGCGGGCTTTAATTAAGCGAGGAAAGCTTTTATCGGCATCCCTGGTGAATATGAATGGAGGCGCTCTAGACAGCGCTAAAAAGGCTGGAAATTCCGGTTATAAACAATTCACTTACTTGAGATCTACTAAGCATGTGTTTCCGGGCCGGCGGCGTTTCCCTGGTGGGTGTTACCGGCTCCGGGGTGACCGAGGGTGGGGCTAGAAGGGGTCGGGTGCAGTCCGGTTCGGATCTCGAGTCCTTCAAAGCCGGATCTGTGGTCGAAACGACGCCTTGCCTCATTTCTAAAGTGTCTAAATGGTTTAAGCTCCGGGACCGGACCTGGAACAACACGCGATgctttggtgaaaaattattatcagaTTTTCTTTGGGGAATCAATAGCTTATTCGGTTTATCTCGGCATCTTTCCGCATGGCTTCACTAAATATAAAGTTAATTACGTCAGAAGGCATTGTGGGGCCCTATCAAACTTTCTGCAACGTCAATACCAATGACGGGCTTCAATGCGATGGCTATCAACACGGGGGTGCAAAAACTCACTTTTCAAAGCTAATTACACCgctgatgatttttttaagtttcaatGCCTTTTTGTGGGGAAAATCACAAAAGTTTCGGgctattgaaattgaaatagatCCTTTATCGACATAATGGAGGTTTCTATTAGGTACAAAtggaattttattcaataatccCTCAAATGTGGCGATTTCAAACTCTGAGAATTTTTCGCCGAGTTTGCGATACCTTTCTAATCCGATTTGCGATATTAAAAGAGCAAACATTTGGCTGTTTCTTGCCGTGTAGGTGTATTGAAAGGTGGAAATTTGTGAATATTGGCCGTGTTTCATGACACGAATCCAAAATGGTACTCTGATTTATCGTTGTTTCTGGAATGACCCTCATCAATGATGGATTTTCCCAGAAATTCAATAATCGAGCTGTAAGCGCATTTTTCCA
It contains:
- the LOC655365 gene encoding pleckstrin homology domain-containing family G member 5 isoform X2, with product MVSEETSMIDGGIYPSCCPADKLWLSDDNNAIKRDSSVESASDVESFVRELIREICERVCEVMPRDRQILADERSLRKNHRRISIVDDELVSSQLKPALNLVDENDNSVCEAVNPEIDRKPKRKKKLSFSFLRKVSRDSEDHHEETYDQFDPHAKIATLRKSKKYSSAVELNQNKGTKLTRTTSLLKKLGQESKNFLKRSVSVRELTRRSRERLISEEKESEWKQSLQSLVETDVSVSYNDLSYVDYDALNNIQYDYLPDKANIGRTQSMYEKRSPEFRRPHYFRGISSTSEILQENSCLAERSGALSLPSLHHLNQENGETTSSPAHRYRRRPQSISSEDGRYRPQSSEGSFRSAGSGCAKLKRQNACRQKNRDVLIQESRRTEQTVRSRSLNHLDTLEMRQGVVSTTDPALKDSRSEPDCTRPLLAPPSVTPEPVTPTRETPPARKHMLSRSQKSSSECFSVNFEVGDEATWDNELFFIAQHGISLHEALAKMCDLRNIDLSQCEARLLDKETNTESFVSFTLDTGHLVGRHIRIIAKETSNKKGTGAFYGNHSRKQSGSYRPRTNTFFSSSTEEPSAVASSTLSLHDGDQSKKQIKQRLHAFFGNSKDNKYEALIEQLDKYSKQGIPNNVSYPTGQCPSVDALHNLEDDWREIVDCSELNEKQQQQQTALWELITSEVSYIRTLKVVTDLFLACLRDLQSHKLLIEIDREKLFSNITEILDANVMFWRNTLFPLIRDMRQHKRTTCIENMAEGFSKIHETFQPYYKYCAEQSRCQHYCRENMDSEVFTAYLTWCESQKECNRLRLMDILVQPMQRLTKYGLLLKAILKNTDEDVERESLQTMIKIVDDFVINVNASLKHKQDKERLKGIIARIESYDIVDTKDDDIDKILKKEKIYTHLDLTRPMLNCHPERKRHLLLEGDLKLKDTGASKLEVHCFLLTDMLLICKPSTKKGGATMRVVRQPYLVDRLVVSELQRETPSLAIIYKNEFDMAVAAFILQNNDAKKIKGWKDGIAKAQALYAQAKQMTFIPDEQSLDVDYGLECNLESDYHSLQLAPRSPLATSSRASRVSSLAHSHSGSVEMNDQSSVGSPKEASRGVSIETENRTGSISSDEGVQPLPPDKSPVSQKNSFKRNLFSKTPNTLSVQPFGSLGQSLPNLTLGSPNVGSMSLSLNQNTLSVPNNKNGGHLLSPTHRGISYPPPSPTRGNLRRGLAISQSKNPPLIKTRHVNSTASTSQIPASFDFDVPVIAEEEHCEPT
- the LOC655365 gene encoding pleckstrin homology domain-containing family G member 5 isoform X1, with protein sequence MVSEETSMIDGGIYPSCCPADKLWLSDDNNAIKRDSSVESASDVESFVRELIREICERVCEVMPRDRQILADERSLRKNHRRISIVDDELVSSQLKPALNLVDENDNSVCEAVNPEIDRKPKRKKKLSFSFLRKVSRDSEDHHEETYDQFDPHAKIATLRKSKKYSSAVELNQNKGTKLTRTTSLLKKLGQESKNFLKRSVSVRELTRRSRERLISEEKESEWKQSLQSLVETDVSVSYNDLSYVDYDALNNIQYDYLPDKANIGRTQSMYEKRSPEFRRPHYFRGISSTSEILQENSCLAERSGALSLPSLHHLNQENGETTSSPAHRYRRRPQSISSEDGRYRPQSSEGSFRSAGSGCAKLKRQNACRQKNRDVLIQESRRTEQTVRSRSLNHLDTLEMRQGVVSTTDPALKDSRSEPDCTRPLLAPPSVTPEPVTPTRETPPARKHMLSRSQKSSSECFSVNFEVGDEATWDNELFFIAQHGISLHEALAKMCDLRNIDLSQCEARLLDKETNTESFVSFTLDTGHLVGRHIRIIAKETSNKKGTGAFYGNHSRKQSGSYRPRTNTFFSSSTEEPSAVASSTLSLHDGDQSKKQIKQRLHAFFGNSKDNKYEALIEQLDKYSKQGIPNNVSYPTGQCPSVDALHNLEDDWREIVDCSELNEKQQQQQTALWELITSEVSYIRTLKVVTDLFLACLRDLQSHKLLIEIDREKLFSNITEILDANVMFWRNTLFPLIRDMRQHKRTTCIENMAEGFSKIHETFQPYYKYCAEQSRCQHYCRENMDSEVFTAYLTWCESQKECNRLRLMDILVQPMQRLTKYGLLLKAILKNTDEDVERESLQTMIKIVDDFVINVNASLKHKQDKERLKGIIARIESYDIVDTKDDDIDKILKKEKIYTHLDLTRPMLNCHPERKRHLLLEGDLKLKDTGASKLEVHCFLLTDMLLICKPSTKKGGATMRVVRQPYLVDRLVVSELQRETPSLAIIYKNEFDMAVAAFILQNNDAKKIKGWKDGIAKAQALYAQAKQMTFIPDEQSLDVDYGLECNLESDYHSLQLAPRSPLATSSRASRVSSLAHSHSGSVEMNDQSSVGSPKEASRGVSIETENRTGSISSDEGVQPLPPDKSPVSQKNSFKRNLFSKTPNTLSVQPFGSLGQSLPNLTLGSPNVGSMSLSLNQNTLSVPNNKNGGHLLSPTHRGISYPPPSPTRGNLRRGLAISQSKNPPLIKTRHVNSTASTSQIPASFDFDVPVIAGVSPSEDQCESFSRGHHRQAMKRIYRNDKRYHTAGVVDDIKKNGTRDASIHKRLSWNCSSQEQRPPNEDHT
- the LOC655365 gene encoding pleckstrin homology domain-containing family G member 5 isoform X4, with amino-acid sequence MRQGVVSTTDPALKDSRSEPDCTRPLLAPPSVTPEPVTPTRETPPARKHMLSRSQKSSSECFSVNFEVGDEATWDNELFFIAQHGISLHEALAKMCDLRNIDLSQCEARLLDKETNTESFVSFTLDTGHLVGRHIRIIAKETSNKKGTGAFYGNHSRKQSGSYRPRTNTFFSSSTEEPSAVASSTLSLHDGDQSKKQIKQRLHAFFGNSKDNKYEALIEQLDKYSKQGIPNNVSYPTGQCPSVDALHNLEDDWREIVDCSELNEKQQQQQTALWELITSEVSYIRTLKVVTDLFLACLRDLQSHKLLIEIDREKLFSNITEILDANVMFWRNTLFPLIRDMRQHKRTTCIENMAEGFSKIHETFQPYYKYCAEQSRCQHYCRENMDSEVFTAYLTWCESQKECNRLRLMDILVQPMQRLTKYGLLLKAILKNTDEDVERESLQTMIKIVDDFVINVNASLKHKQDKERLKGIIARIESYDIVDTKDDDIDKILKKEKIYTHLDLTRPMLNCHPERKRHLLLEGDLKLKDTGASKLEVHCFLLTDMLLICKPSTKKGGATMRVVRQPYLVDRLVVSELQRETPSLAIIYKNEFDMAVAAFILQNNDAKKIKGWKDGIAKAQALYAQAKQMTFIPDEQSLDVDYGLECNLESDYHSLQLAPRSPLATSSRASRVSSLAHSHSGSVEMNDQSSVGSPKEASRGVSIETENRTGSISSDEGVQPLPPDKSPVSQKNSFKRNLFSKTPNTLSVQPFGSLGQSLPNLTLGSPNVGSMSLSLNQNTLSVPNNKNGGHLLSPTHRGISYPPPSPTRGNLRRGLAISQSKNPPLIKTRHVNSTASTSQIPASFDFDVPVIAGVSPSEDQCESFSRGHHRQAMKRIYRNDKRYHTAGVVDDIKKNGTRDASIHKRLSWNCSSQEQRPPNEDHT
- the LOC655365 gene encoding pleckstrin homology domain-containing family G member 5 isoform X3, with amino-acid sequence MHGLILDSADMRDRDLWTVGTFCSHSEEVESGLHSLSIQRLDALIYTRDKKIIVPPPPTVVCKSASVRRSPEFRRPHYFRGISSTSEILQENSCLAERSGALSLPSLHHLNQENGETTSSPAHRYRRRPQSISSEDGRYRPQSSEGSFRSAGSGCAKLKRQNACRQKNRDVLIQESRRTEQTVRSRSLNHLDTLEMRQGVVSTTDPALKDSRSEPDCTRPLLAPPSVTPEPVTPTRETPPARKHMLSRSQKSSSECFSVNFEVGDEATWDNELFFIAQHGISLHEALAKMCDLRNIDLSQCEARLLDKETNTESFVSFTLDTGHLVGRHIRIIAKETSNKKGTGAFYGNHSRKQSGSYRPRTNTFFSSSTEEPSAVASSTLSLHDGDQSKKQIKQRLHAFFGNSKDNKYEALIEQLDKYSKQGIPNNVSYPTGQCPSVDALHNLEDDWREIVDCSELNEKQQQQQTALWELITSEVSYIRTLKVVTDLFLACLRDLQSHKLLIEIDREKLFSNITEILDANVMFWRNTLFPLIRDMRQHKRTTCIENMAEGFSKIHETFQPYYKYCAEQSRCQHYCRENMDSEVFTAYLTWCESQKECNRLRLMDILVQPMQRLTKYGLLLKAILKNTDEDVERESLQTMIKIVDDFVINVNASLKHKQDKERLKGIIARIESYDIVDTKDDDIDKILKKEKIYTHLDLTRPMLNCHPERKRHLLLEGDLKLKDTGASKLEVHCFLLTDMLLICKPSTKKGGATMRVVRQPYLVDRLVVSELQRETPSLAIIYKNEFDMAVAAFILQNNDAKKIKGWKDGIAKAQALYAQAKQMTFIPDEQSLDVDYGLECNLESDYHSLQLAPRSPLATSSRASRVSSLAHSHSGSVEMNDQSSVGSPKEASRGVSIETENRTGSISSDEGVQPLPPDKSPVSQKNSFKRNLFSKTPNTLSVQPFGSLGQSLPNLTLGSPNVGSMSLSLNQNTLSVPNNKNGGHLLSPTHRGISYPPPSPTRGNLRRGLAISQSKNPPLIKTRHVNSTASTSQIPASFDFDVPVIAGVSPSEDQCESFSRGHHRQAMKRIYRNDKRYHTAGVVDDIKKNGTRDASIHKRLSWNCSSQEQRPPNEDHT
- the PIG-A gene encoding phosphatidylinositol N-acetylglucosaminyltransferase subunit A, whose protein sequence is MGYKICMVSDFFFPNMGGVEEHIYNLSQCLLLEGHKVVVMTHSYGDCVGIRYKTNGLKVYYLPIRVFYNQSILPTMICNVPLIRNILIREQIEIIHGHSAFSALAHEALVIGNLMGLRTVFTDHSLFGFADASAVITNKLLQMSLTDCNHWICVSHTGKENTVLRAKVSSKRVSVIPNAVDTCAFMPDPSQRSSEFITIVVVSRLVYRKGVDLTAQIISEMCSKHDKINFLIAGDGPKRGLLEEIRERQGLHDRVTLLGSLEHSLVRNVLNQGHIFLNTSLTEAYCMAIVEAVSCGLQVVSTRVGGIPEVLPEDLIYLTEPNVPSLIKTLETAIDDLKNNKVNCPYLCNLRIKNYYNWENVSKRTEIVYQKVMQERNKTLQEQLWSYKTSGVWPFLLAVSLCYLMLQFLEYIYPREYIDIAKDYNYKKKSKEKIY